The Aptenodytes patagonicus unplaced genomic scaffold, bAptPat1.pri.cur scaffold_74, whole genome shotgun sequence genome has a window encoding:
- the LOC143173411 gene encoding uncharacterized protein LOC143173411, with amino-acid sequence MASMMEGSPRLLAVAVLLKGACCGSSGVAPWPLSWGSSSTPLPLLETLLFSFPSQADLFQGKAEGGTAVQELIKWEQWSDLAEAVQEQVEVKKLLRNKLQRLQERQKGLQEPTAFRRKTVQADETNPSLLQEMVAVRLEEQRASRRHKVTSWLRRLLLFLALLQFAVLILVLLKRDILNWVLPPKLAAAFGSRPARSRFF; translated from the exons ATGGCGTCCATGATGGAGGGATCTCCCAGGctcttggctgtggctgtgctgctcaAGGGAGCCTGCTGTGGGTCT TCTGGTGTTGCACCCTGGCCGCTGTCATGGGGgtcctcctccacccccctgcccctcctggagacgctcctgttctcttttccctcccaggcAGACCTCTttcagggaaaggcagagggaggcacagcagtgcaggagctgaTCAAG TGGGAGCAGTGGTCAGATCTGGCAGAAGCTGTTCAGGAGCAGGTTGAGGTCAAGAAG CTGCTCAGGAACAAGCTCCAGCGCCTccaggagagacagaaaggcCTCCAAGAGCCAACAGCATT caggaggaagacgGTGCAGGCAGACGAGACCAATCCGTCgctgctgcaggagatggtgGCTGTGCGGCTG GAGGAGCAGCGGGCTTCAAGGAGGCATAAGGTCACTTCTTGGCTGAG gaGACTTCTTCTGTTCCTCgccttgctgcagtttgctgtcctCATCCTGGTGCTGCTGAAGAGGGACATCCTTAACTGGGTCCTGCCACCAAAGCTGGCGGCCGCCTTTGGGAGCCGCCCAGCGAGGTCCcggttcttttga
- the LOC143173412 gene encoding uncharacterized protein LOC143173412, giving the protein MQAEAVKQDLRMIRECLAQCSAESQRHKELLWRLGKKRQELQETMEQLSMKNCVVARHFKNNRQELQQLEGLVAQTKEHVQVANREAAASLGEAQKADLFQGKTEGGTAVQELIKWEQWSDLAEAVQEQVEVKKLLRNKLQRLQERQKGLQEPTAFRRKTVQADETNPSLLQEMVAVRLEEQRASRRHKVTSWLRRLLLFLALLQFAVLILVLLKRDILNWVLPPKLAAAFGSRPARSRFF; this is encoded by the exons ATGCAGGCAGAAGCAGTAAAGCAAGACCTCCGCATGATCCGGGAGTGCCTGGctcagtgttctgctgagtcacagaggcacaaggagctgctgtggcgtctg GGGAAGAagcggcaggagctgcaggaaaccATGGAGCAGCTCAGCATGAAG AACTGTGTCGTGGCGCGGCATTTCAAAAACAACCGCCAggagctccagcagctggaggggctggtggcccAGACAAAG GAGCACGTTCAGGTGGCAAACAGGGAGGCAGCCGCCAGCCTGGGAGAGGCACAGAAG gcagacctctttcagggaaagacagagggaggcacagcagtgcaggagctgaTCAAG TGGGAGCAGTGGTCAGATCTGGCAGAAGCTGTTCAGGAGCAGGTTGAGGTCAAGAAG CTGCTCAGGAACAAGCTCCAGCGCCTccaggagagacagaaaggcCTCCAAGAGCCAACAGCATT caggaggaagacgGTGCAGGCAGACGAGACCAATCCGTCgctgctgcaggagatggtgGCTGTGCGGCTG GAGGAGCAGCGGGCTTCAAGGAGGCATAAGGTCACTTCTTGGCTGAG gaGACTTCTTCTGTTCCTCgccttgctgcagtttgctgtcctCATCCTGGTGCTGCTGAAGAGGGACATCCTTAACTGGGTCCTGCCACCAAAGCTGGCGGCCGCCTTTGGGAGCCGCCCAGCGAGGTCCcggttcttttga